In Salvelinus sp. IW2-2015 unplaced genomic scaffold, ASM291031v2 Un_scaffold2161, whole genome shotgun sequence, one genomic interval encodes:
- the si:ch211-171b20.3 gene encoding uncharacterized protein si:ch211-171b20.3 isoform X1, translated as MHPTASPKLITLQVAASLSTARDLTLGSSGYTGIQLGQGSYGPLSGSHCPGLQIPGGRLPGVKPIHVQTSRRKFPQNDSRDRKDSNWNVEGSTSSFPGREVCPLSRLGSSDNYPEKDICGRHFLFDKTWKNDNRMYPKYDFRDERPLKPSGSIPPLPRDYQIHRSGHLHHYTLHKELSHAPARPCAFGSYEAYDLTSVPAILLPAAASLNGRNPSTEGYKNRPRVNNRTCSLFTIGANQKSQSYPDPVSGAPSASIIQRLSEIASLEGETVRQEKIKKIKKTRRQDS; from the exons ATGCACCCCACAGCCAGCCCGAAGTTGATAACACTACAAGTCGCGGCTTCTCTCAGCACCGCCAGGGACTTGACGCTGGGCAGCTCGGGTTACACTGGTATACAGTTAGGCCAAGGCAGCTATGGACCGCTCTCCGGTAGTCATTGTCCGGGGTTACAAATACCAGGAGGAAGGCTGCCCGGAGTCAAGCCGATACATGTCCAAACATCAAGGAGAAAATTCCCTCAGAACG ACTCCAGGGACCGAAAGGATTCCAACTGGAATGTAGAGGG GTCTACTTCCTCCTTCCCTGGCAGAGAGGTGTGTCCTTTGTCCCGGCTGGGCTCCTCAGATAACTACCCAGAGAAAGACATCTGTGGGAGACACTTCCTGTTTGATAAGACATGGAAGAATGACAACAGGATGTATCCCAAGTATGATTTCAGAG ATGAGCGTCCCCTGAAGCCTAGCGGCTCCATCCCTCCCCTGCCCAGAGACTACCAGATCCACCGGTCGGGTCACCTCCACCACTATACCCTCCACAAGGAGCTTTCCCATGCCCCTGCTCGCCCCTGCGCCTTTGG CTCTTATGAGGCCTATGACCTGACGTCAGTTCCTGCCATCCTGCTGCCAGCTGCAGCCTCGCTCAATGGAAGAAACCCCTCAACAGAAGGCTACAAGAACAG ACCAAGAGTAAATAACAGAACCTGCAGTCTTTTCACAATAGGAGCTAATCAGAAAT ccCAGTCGTACCCGGACCCGGTAAGCGGAGCCCCGTCAGCCTCAATCATCCAGAGACTGTCTGAGATCGCTTCTCTGGAGGGAGAAACGGTCAGGCAGGAGAAGATCAAGAAGATTAAGAAGACCAGGAGACAGGACTCCTGA
- the si:ch211-171b20.3 gene encoding uncharacterized protein si:ch211-171b20.3 isoform X3 — translation MHPTASPKLITLQVAASLSTARDLTLGSSGYTGIQLGQGSYGPLSGSHCPGLQIPGGRLPGVKPIHVQTSRRKFPQNDSRDRKDSNWNVEGSTSSFPGREVCPLSRLGSSDNYPEKDICGRHFLFDKTWKNDNRMYPKYDFRDERPLKPSGSIPPLPRDYQIHRSGHLHHYTLHKELSHAPARPCAFGSYEAYDLTSVPAILLPAAASLNGRNPSTEGYKNSPVVPGPGKRSPVSLNHPETV, via the exons ATGCACCCCACAGCCAGCCCGAAGTTGATAACACTACAAGTCGCGGCTTCTCTCAGCACCGCCAGGGACTTGACGCTGGGCAGCTCGGGTTACACTGGTATACAGTTAGGCCAAGGCAGCTATGGACCGCTCTCCGGTAGTCATTGTCCGGGGTTACAAATACCAGGAGGAAGGCTGCCCGGAGTCAAGCCGATACATGTCCAAACATCAAGGAGAAAATTCCCTCAGAACG ACTCCAGGGACCGAAAGGATTCCAACTGGAATGTAGAGGG GTCTACTTCCTCCTTCCCTGGCAGAGAGGTGTGTCCTTTGTCCCGGCTGGGCTCCTCAGATAACTACCCAGAGAAAGACATCTGTGGGAGACACTTCCTGTTTGATAAGACATGGAAGAATGACAACAGGATGTATCCCAAGTATGATTTCAGAG ATGAGCGTCCCCTGAAGCCTAGCGGCTCCATCCCTCCCCTGCCCAGAGACTACCAGATCCACCGGTCGGGTCACCTCCACCACTATACCCTCCACAAGGAGCTTTCCCATGCCCCTGCTCGCCCCTGCGCCTTTGG CTCTTATGAGGCCTATGACCTGACGTCAGTTCCTGCCATCCTGCTGCCAGCTGCAGCCTCGCTCAATGGAAGAAACCCCTCAACAGAAGGCTACAAGAACAG ccCAGTCGTACCCGGACCCGGTAAGCGGAGCCCCGTCAGCCTCAATCATCCAGAGACTGTCTGA
- the si:ch211-171b20.3 gene encoding uncharacterized protein si:ch211-171b20.3 isoform X2 — protein MHPTASPKLITLQVAASLSTARDLTLGSSGYTGIQLGQGSYGPLSGSHCPGLQIPGGRLPGVKPIHVQTSRRKFPQNDSRDRKDSNWNVEGEVCPLSRLGSSDNYPEKDICGRHFLFDKTWKNDNRMYPKYDFRDERPLKPSGSIPPLPRDYQIHRSGHLHHYTLHKELSHAPARPCAFGSYEAYDLTSVPAILLPAAASLNGRNPSTEGYKNRPRVNNRTCSLFTIGANQKSQSYPDPVSGAPSASIIQRLSEIASLEGETVRQEKIKKIKKTRRQDS, from the exons ATGCACCCCACAGCCAGCCCGAAGTTGATAACACTACAAGTCGCGGCTTCTCTCAGCACCGCCAGGGACTTGACGCTGGGCAGCTCGGGTTACACTGGTATACAGTTAGGCCAAGGCAGCTATGGACCGCTCTCCGGTAGTCATTGTCCGGGGTTACAAATACCAGGAGGAAGGCTGCCCGGAGTCAAGCCGATACATGTCCAAACATCAAGGAGAAAATTCCCTCAGAACG ACTCCAGGGACCGAAAGGATTCCAACTGGAATGTAGAGGG AGAGGTGTGTCCTTTGTCCCGGCTGGGCTCCTCAGATAACTACCCAGAGAAAGACATCTGTGGGAGACACTTCCTGTTTGATAAGACATGGAAGAATGACAACAGGATGTATCCCAAGTATGATTTCAGAG ATGAGCGTCCCCTGAAGCCTAGCGGCTCCATCCCTCCCCTGCCCAGAGACTACCAGATCCACCGGTCGGGTCACCTCCACCACTATACCCTCCACAAGGAGCTTTCCCATGCCCCTGCTCGCCCCTGCGCCTTTGG CTCTTATGAGGCCTATGACCTGACGTCAGTTCCTGCCATCCTGCTGCCAGCTGCAGCCTCGCTCAATGGAAGAAACCCCTCAACAGAAGGCTACAAGAACAG ACCAAGAGTAAATAACAGAACCTGCAGTCTTTTCACAATAGGAGCTAATCAGAAAT ccCAGTCGTACCCGGACCCGGTAAGCGGAGCCCCGTCAGCCTCAATCATCCAGAGACTGTCTGAGATCGCTTCTCTGGAGGGAGAAACGGTCAGGCAGGAGAAGATCAAGAAGATTAAGAAGACCAGGAGACAGGACTCCTGA